In Pedobacter sp. W3I1, one DNA window encodes the following:
- a CDS encoding YitT family protein, which translates to MNRIKNRNIRFIKEILLIIAGVTSACFGLKSFLMPSHFIDGGVTGISLLLSTLTGWNLSYLIAIINIPFVILGYRQIGKGFALKTAIAIAALSLALIFLPFQPITHDKLLIAFFGGLFLGGGIGLAMRGGCVIDGTEVLALYISKNSILTVGNIILILNIIIFAFAAYFLNIETALYAILTYLSASSTIDFIVNGIEQYTGVTIISEHQEDIKEFIIKDMKRGVTVYKGEGGYGEKKDIDIIFTVVTKLEMSKLQTAIRLIDPDAFVIQQQIADLKGGVVKRHALH; encoded by the coding sequence ATGAACCGCATTAAAAACAGGAACATCAGGTTTATAAAAGAAATTCTTTTAATTATTGCAGGTGTAACTTCGGCATGTTTTGGCTTAAAAAGCTTTTTAATGCCCAGTCATTTTATAGATGGTGGTGTTACAGGTATTTCCCTTCTGCTAAGCACCTTAACAGGCTGGAATTTATCGTATCTTATTGCAATCATTAACATTCCATTTGTAATTTTAGGTTACAGGCAGATTGGTAAAGGCTTTGCCCTTAAAACCGCTATTGCCATTGCTGCGCTCTCATTGGCCTTAATTTTTCTTCCCTTTCAACCCATTACCCACGATAAATTGCTCATCGCATTTTTTGGTGGCTTGTTTTTAGGTGGCGGAATTGGATTGGCCATGCGTGGTGGTTGTGTAATTGACGGTACAGAGGTTTTAGCACTTTACATCAGTAAAAACAGCATTTTAACCGTTGGTAACATCATTCTGATTTTAAATATCATTATTTTCGCTTTCGCTGCCTATTTCTTAAACATCGAAACTGCGCTGTATGCCATTTTAACTTATTTATCTGCTTCAAGCACCATCGATTTCATCGTAAATGGTATAGAGCAGTATACTGGCGTTACCATTATTTCGGAACATCAGGAAGACATAAAGGAATTCATCATTAAAGATATGAAACGTGGTGTTACTGTTTATAAAGGCGAAGGTGGTTATGGAGAAAAGAAAGATATCGATATTATTTTCACCGTTGTTACCAAACTGGAAATGAGCAAATTACAAACTGCTATTCGCCTGATCGATCCGGATGCATTTGTGATTCAACAACAAATTGCCGATTTAAAAGGAGGGGTAGTGAAACGCCATGCTTTACATTAA